Proteins encoded by one window of Rubrobacter indicoceani:
- a CDS encoding sensor histidine kinase, producing MKKAREKLTGVKRKPRGNDLPPEDSLLSTGHPWRVTVWALLGLLAAIMIVGLVGVFVNRDIRNAAADALEYDVELEDHGDDLRVAILEVRQQQRTLYFGGQGPTRAGLASLQTSYQLLEEEIYEYAELEVREDDIASPQEIRNLADRYYSDYIAAIEEFEDTGDRAAWDAANDLALARIDEMQLLAGEIDEVGEELSEDSLSRVDREARAGMIAISAVVVGLLLVGAMLSYSTFRVVNELRSLYRKQQKTAEELAAASRAKTDFLADVSHELRTPLTVLRGNAEIGLQLQHDDTQREILSEILTESDKMGRMVEDLLFLSRSDSSSLPLEIVPVEVGTMLSEVAARAAVLARERGSELKTDLQAGGDFELDPPRIEQAVMILVDNAAKYAGQDSPITLSTRSPVGSDLIVEVKDNGPGIPEEELEKIFDRFYRLDKTRSRKLGGTGLGLPIARTIVEAHRGGISAASSPGAGTTMTIRIPQPIPNPELTFKP from the coding sequence ATGAAGAAAGCTCGCGAAAAGTTAACCGGGGTGAAACGCAAGCCTCGCGGAAACGACCTGCCCCCCGAGGACTCGCTTCTCTCGACCGGACACCCCTGGCGGGTAACGGTCTGGGCCCTGCTCGGGCTGCTCGCCGCCATCATGATCGTCGGTCTGGTCGGGGTCTTTGTAAACCGGGACATCCGCAACGCCGCCGCCGACGCCCTTGAATACGACGTGGAACTCGAAGACCACGGCGATGACCTTCGGGTGGCGATCCTCGAAGTCCGGCAGCAGCAGCGTACGCTCTACTTCGGAGGGCAGGGCCCGACCCGCGCGGGTCTGGCCTCGCTCCAGACCTCCTACCAGCTTCTGGAGGAGGAGATATACGAGTACGCCGAACTCGAGGTCCGCGAGGACGACATCGCCTCGCCGCAGGAGATACGAAATCTCGCCGACCGGTACTACTCCGACTACATCGCGGCGATAGAAGAGTTCGAAGACACCGGGGACCGCGCGGCCTGGGACGCGGCCAACGACCTCGCCCTCGCCCGGATAGATGAGATGCAGCTCCTCGCCGGTGAGATAGACGAGGTGGGAGAAGAGCTCTCGGAAGACTCCCTCTCGCGGGTGGACCGGGAGGCGCGAGCCGGGATGATCGCGATCTCGGCCGTCGTGGTCGGCCTTCTGCTCGTCGGGGCGATGCTCTCCTACTCGACTTTCCGGGTCGTAAACGAGCTCCGCTCTCTTTACCGCAAGCAGCAGAAGACCGCCGAGGAACTCGCCGCCGCCTCCAGGGCGAAGACGGACTTCCTGGCCGACGTCTCCCACGAACTCCGCACCCCGCTCACCGTGCTTCGCGGCAACGCCGAGATCGGCCTGCAGTTGCAGCACGATGACACGCAGCGGGAGATCCTCTCGGAGATCCTCACCGAGTCGGACAAGATGGGGCGGATGGTCGAAGACCTTCTCTTTCTCTCGCGCTCGGACTCCTCCTCCCTGCCGCTTGAGATAGTCCCCGTCGAGGTCGGCACGATGCTCTCCGAAGTCGCCGCCCGCGCCGCCGTGCTCGCCCGCGAACGTGGCTCGGAACTGAAGACCGACCTGCAGGCAGGCGGCGACTTCGAACTCGACCCCCCGCGCATCGAGCAGGCCGTCATGATCCTCGTGGACAACGCCGCCAAGTACGCCGGACAGGATAGCCCCATCACCCTCTCGACCCGCTCCCCGGTCGGCTCGGACCTTATCGTTGAGGTCAAAGACAACGGACCGGGTATCCCCGAAGAGGAACTGGAGAAGATCTTCGACCGCTTCTACCGGCTCGACAAGACCCGCTCTCGCAAGCTCGGCGGCACCGGCCTCGGCCTCCCGATAGCCCGCACCATCGTCGAAGCTCACCGGGGAGGGATCTCCGCCGCAAGCTCTCCCGGCGCGGGAACCACCATGACCATCCGTATCCCGCAACCCATACCGAACCCGGAGCTTACCTTCAAGCCCTAG
- a CDS encoding response regulator transcription factor: MKILIVEDEPGISRMLQRGLMTQGYEAIITDNGDEGLRLATEEDVDLVLLDIMLPGLDGRQVLKRVRLRKPNLPVIMLTAKDELTSKVSTLDDGADDYLTKPFALEELLARIRSLSRRSEQTENSVIEMGEIKIDLLAHRVWVAGKQVELSSREFALLEYFTKHPGHVLSRQQILSAIWDYSFDPGSNVVDVYVRYLRKKIDLPDRPSVITTVRGAGYRFDRPR, translated from the coding sequence ATGAAGATACTCATCGTCGAAGACGAACCCGGCATCTCCCGGATGCTCCAGCGGGGTCTTATGACTCAGGGGTACGAGGCGATCATCACCGACAACGGCGACGAGGGGCTCAGACTCGCCACCGAGGAGGACGTAGACCTCGTGCTGCTCGACATCATGCTCCCCGGCCTCGACGGACGACAGGTTCTCAAGCGGGTCCGGCTCAGAAAGCCGAACCTCCCGGTTATCATGCTCACCGCCAAGGACGAGCTGACGAGCAAGGTCTCCACCCTCGACGACGGGGCCGACGACTACCTGACCAAACCCTTCGCCCTCGAAGAACTCCTCGCCCGCATCCGCTCTCTCTCTCGCCGCTCCGAGCAGACCGAGAACTCGGTTATCGAGATGGGGGAGATCAAGATAGACCTTCTTGCCCACCGGGTCTGGGTGGCCGGAAAACAGGTGGAGCTCTCCAGCCGGGAGTTCGCCCTGCTTGAGTACTTCACCAAGCACCCCGGTCACGTTCTGAGCCGGCAGCAGATCCTCTCGGCCATCTGGGACTACTCCTTCGACCCCGGCTCCAACGTCGTGGACGTCTACGTCAGGTACCTCAGGAAAAAGATAGACCTCCCCGACCGGCCGTCCGTGATCACGACCGTGAGAGGGGCCGGTTACCGCTTCGACCGACCCCGCTGA
- a CDS encoding ABC transporter ATP-binding protein — MTVRPKSATETLPRFIGMLRQLWPYIKNYKVTLALSFLALFAEIGFRLLEPWAIAIVIDHVLVDLPGAERNILPIIGRYDLTPMGLLYVAAGFLVVTVSLRAFCSYLSTIGFAIVGNRVLTEVRGRLYDHLQKLSLSYHGKARSGDLTVRVIGDIGKLQEVAVTAVMPLVANVFVLIGMMTVMFVLNWQLALISIVTLPLFALFSTRLSRSISSVSRDQRKREGAMAATASESIGAIKVVQALSLERVFSKSFSSENAKSMKEGVRAKRLAARLERSADVLIAISTALALFFGARLALTGGLSPGELVVFMTYLKSAFKPVRDFAKYTGRLARATASGERVMDILNEEPDVKDLPQARPAPAFAGRVEFEKVAFGYEPDQMVMSGMDLAVEPGRSVALVGPSGNGKSTIANLLLRLYDPNEGRVKIDGLDVRDYTLSSLRSQISVVMQDSPLFAASVRDNIVYGANHEPTDEEVVRAAKLAGADGFIEAMPDGYDTVLSERGSSLSGGQRQRISVARAAIREAPILLFDEPTTGLDERNERLVSDALERLSQDKTAFMITHDLDLASRADEILYVEDGRIAEHGSHDELLAADGRYAALYRLQSLSRELEEEIEEMEEENAPRR; from the coding sequence ATGACCGTGAGGCCCAAGTCCGCTACGGAGACCTTGCCGCGCTTTATCGGGATGCTCCGGCAGCTCTGGCCGTACATAAAAAACTACAAGGTGACGCTCGCGCTCTCGTTTCTCGCGCTCTTCGCCGAGATCGGCTTCCGGCTCCTTGAGCCCTGGGCCATCGCCATCGTCATAGACCACGTTCTCGTGGACCTGCCCGGCGCGGAGCGAAACATACTCCCGATAATCGGTCGCTACGACCTTACTCCTATGGGTCTGCTCTACGTTGCAGCCGGTTTTCTGGTCGTTACCGTCTCGCTGCGGGCGTTCTGCTCGTACCTGAGCACCATCGGCTTCGCCATCGTCGGGAACCGGGTCCTGACGGAGGTGCGCGGAAGGCTTTACGATCACCTCCAGAAGCTTTCGCTCTCGTATCACGGGAAGGCCCGTTCGGGCGACCTCACGGTAAGAGTCATCGGCGACATCGGCAAGCTGCAGGAGGTCGCGGTTACGGCGGTCATGCCGCTCGTCGCCAACGTTTTCGTCCTGATCGGGATGATGACGGTCATGTTTGTTCTGAACTGGCAGCTCGCGCTGATCTCCATCGTAACCCTGCCGCTCTTCGCGCTTTTCTCGACGCGCCTGAGCAGGAGCATAAGCTCTGTCTCGCGCGACCAGCGTAAGCGCGAGGGCGCGATGGCCGCAACGGCCTCCGAGTCCATCGGGGCGATAAAGGTCGTGCAGGCGCTTTCTCTGGAAAGGGTCTTCTCGAAGAGCTTCTCCAGCGAGAACGCCAAGAGCATGAAGGAGGGGGTCCGGGCAAAGCGGCTCGCCGCCCGGCTGGAGCGTTCCGCCGACGTTCTTATCGCCATCTCGACCGCGCTCGCGCTTTTTTTCGGGGCGCGGCTCGCGCTCACCGGGGGCCTCTCGCCGGGCGAGCTCGTGGTCTTTATGACGTACCTGAAGAGCGCGTTCAAGCCCGTGCGAGATTTTGCGAAATACACGGGTCGGCTCGCGCGGGCGACGGCCTCCGGCGAGCGCGTCATGGACATCCTGAACGAGGAGCCGGACGTGAAAGACCTGCCGCAAGCAAGGCCCGCCCCGGCTTTCGCGGGCCGGGTCGAGTTCGAGAAGGTGGCGTTCGGCTACGAGCCGGACCAGATGGTGATGAGCGGCATGGACCTCGCCGTCGAGCCGGGCCGGAGCGTCGCGCTCGTCGGACCATCGGGGAACGGAAAGTCAACCATCGCGAACCTGCTCCTGAGGCTCTACGACCCGAACGAGGGCCGGGTGAAAATAGACGGCCTCGACGTTCGCGACTACACGCTCAGTTCCTTGCGGTCTCAGATCAGCGTCGTAATGCAGGACAGCCCGCTTTTCGCCGCCTCGGTGCGCGACAACATCGTCTACGGGGCCAACCACGAACCGACCGACGAGGAGGTCGTTCGGGCCGCGAAGCTCGCCGGGGCCGACGGCTTTATCGAGGCGATGCCCGACGGCTACGACACCGTTCTCTCCGAGCGCGGTTCCAGCCTCTCGGGCGGCCAGCGGCAGCGGATATCCGTTGCGCGGGCGGCCATCCGGGAGGCTCCCATCCTTCTCTTCGACGAGCCGACCACCGGCCTCGACGAGCGCAACGAACGGCTCGTCTCCGACGCCCTCGAGCGGCTCTCGCAGGACAAGACGGCGTTTATGATCACCCACGACCTCGACCTCGCCTCCCGGGCCGATGAGATCCTCTACGTCGAGGACGGGCGTATCGCCGAACACGGCTCCCACGACGAACTGCTCGCCGCCGACGGACGCTACGCCGCGCTCTACCGCCTGCAGTCCCTCTCCCGGGAGCTCGAAGAAGAGATAGAGGAGATGGAAGAGGAAAATGCACCCCGCCGCTGA
- a CDS encoding ABC transporter ATP-binding protein — protein sequence MFDRFWQNFKRLFAGIDGDSGAIVDETPSVPVREVVRKFWPYARPYRKYLPIILVLAAAGPGIEAAIVWMYKVLVDDVLVAGNLDALVWIAFAYLGLNVAQGIVSFFDSVLSEWVGGSFIVSLRTGFFTHLQGLSLGFFDRRQLGDTISRVTDDVEEIEELLLSGVVSAVSYGFQLIFFTGALFYLDWRLALVSLLVAPLFWVAARYFSKKIKAASREERRRAGSITAVTEESLSNVALVQAYNRQDEETARFHRENLGSFRAQLAATRLSATFSPLVNLIELAGVLVVISYGAYGLTQGRITVGGLLVFIVYLSMLYRPIRGLSGLLNSFYAASAGAERIMELLDEKPAVHEPEDACEMGRARGRIEFDRVSFRYDGAERDALSEVSFSVEPGRTLALVGASGSGKSTAAKLLLRFQDPTSGAVRIDGEDLRGVTLKSLRENVAVLLQEALVFDGTVRENIAYGRPGATAEEVVEAAKAADAERFIERLPDGYDTVIGQKGRLLSGGQRQRVAIARAIIRNSPVLVLDEPTTGLDADSSEKVMAPMRRLMGRRTTVVISHNLLSVREVDEIVVLNEGTIAERGTHGSLLAADGVYAKLYRLQEVRAMEAGMSEELEKETGEMLQNIDTVGMPERTVFGPAGRA from the coding sequence ATGTTCGACAGGTTCTGGCAGAATTTCAAGCGGCTCTTCGCCGGGATAGACGGCGACAGCGGCGCGATAGTGGATGAGACGCCGAGCGTCCCGGTCCGGGAGGTTGTCCGGAAGTTCTGGCCCTACGCCAGGCCGTACCGGAAGTACCTGCCGATAATCCTTGTTCTCGCGGCTGCAGGTCCGGGCATAGAGGCGGCGATAGTCTGGATGTACAAGGTCCTCGTTGACGACGTTCTTGTCGCCGGAAACCTGGACGCTCTTGTCTGGATCGCCTTTGCTTACCTCGGGCTGAACGTCGCACAGGGCATCGTGTCGTTTTTCGATTCGGTGCTTTCGGAATGGGTCGGCGGAAGCTTTATAGTCTCCTTGCGAACGGGGTTCTTCACCCATCTTCAGGGGTTGTCGCTCGGCTTCTTCGACCGTCGCCAGCTCGGCGACACCATCTCGCGCGTTACCGACGACGTGGAAGAGATCGAAGAACTGCTGCTCTCCGGGGTCGTTTCGGCTGTTTCCTACGGTTTTCAGCTTATCTTTTTTACGGGGGCGCTGTTTTATCTGGACTGGCGGCTCGCGCTTGTCTCGCTGCTCGTCGCGCCGCTTTTCTGGGTTGCGGCGAGGTATTTCTCGAAGAAGATCAAAGCCGCCTCAAGGGAAGAACGCCGCCGCGCCGGGTCTATAACCGCCGTTACTGAAGAGAGCCTTTCCAACGTTGCGCTGGTGCAGGCATACAATCGTCAGGACGAGGAGACGGCCCGCTTTCACCGGGAGAACCTCGGGAGCTTCCGGGCGCAACTCGCCGCCACGCGCCTGAGCGCAACCTTCTCACCGCTTGTCAACCTGATAGAACTCGCCGGGGTTCTGGTGGTTATCTCCTACGGCGCGTACGGGCTGACGCAGGGGCGGATAACCGTCGGGGGTTTGCTGGTCTTTATCGTCTACCTGAGCATGCTCTACCGACCGATTCGCGGCCTTTCGGGGCTGCTCAACTCTTTCTATGCCGCCTCCGCCGGGGCCGAACGGATAATGGAGCTCCTCGACGAGAAGCCCGCCGTCCACGAACCGGAGGACGCCTGCGAGATGGGCCGCGCGAGGGGGCGCATCGAGTTCGACCGGGTTTCGTTCCGCTACGACGGCGCGGAGCGCGACGCGCTCTCTGAAGTGTCCTTCTCCGTGGAGCCGGGCCGGACGCTCGCGCTCGTCGGGGCTTCCGGTTCGGGGAAATCCACGGCGGCGAAGCTCCTGCTGCGCTTTCAGGACCCAACCTCCGGCGCCGTGCGGATAGACGGCGAAGACCTCCGGGGGGTGACTTTGAAATCGCTCCGGGAGAATGTTGCGGTGCTGCTGCAGGAGGCCCTGGTCTTTGATGGAACGGTTCGGGAGAACATCGCCTACGGCAGGCCCGGTGCGACCGCGGAAGAGGTCGTAGAGGCGGCGAAGGCGGCGGATGCCGAGCGCTTTATCGAGCGCCTGCCCGACGGCTACGATACCGTTATAGGCCAGAAAGGTCGGCTGCTCTCCGGGGGCCAGAGGCAGCGGGTCGCGATCGCACGGGCGATCATTCGCAACTCCCCCGTGCTGGTGCTCGACGAACCGACGACGGGGCTTGATGCGGACTCCTCGGAGAAGGTCATGGCCCCGATGCGGCGGCTCATGGGCAGGCGTACGACCGTCGTCATCTCGCACAACCTGCTCTCCGTCCGGGAGGTCGATGAGATAGTCGTGCTGAACGAGGGAACCATCGCCGAACGCGGAACCCACGGCTCGCTGCTCGCCGCCGACGGCGTCTACGCGAAGCTCTACAGGTTGCAGGAGGTCCGGGCGATGGAGGCCGGGATGTCGGAGGAGCTTGAAAAGGAGACCGGAGAAATGTTGCAGAATATAGACACAGTCGGCATGCCGGAGAGAACGGTCTTCGGCCCGGCGGGGCGTGCATGA
- a CDS encoding LLM class F420-dependent oxidoreductase: MSVKFGVFVPQGWKMDLTEIQDPVEQYEAMTEAGRKAEDLGYDSVWVYDHFHTVPEPTKNTVFECWTITAGLVRDLRRIKVGQMVTCNGYRNPSLLAKMASTVDVMSGGRLLFGLGAGWYEHEWLAYGYGFPETGQRIQSFREACEIVHGMWTEDDFTFNGKYYSVDAPINEPKGVRKPHPEFWIGGGGEKVTLKLVAKWGDACNISGDETVLRHKLGILKQHCDGLGRDYAEITNSNIVDVHVIDDGENPEEATRAARGDRSLEEYASGRVVGSAEEVTEKLRARADAGADYFIVYLPRVAYDHHQLELFARDVMPGFS; the protein is encoded by the coding sequence ATGAGCGTGAAATTCGGGGTGTTCGTGCCGCAGGGCTGGAAGATGGACCTGACGGAGATACAGGACCCCGTAGAGCAGTACGAGGCCATGACGGAGGCCGGAAGAAAGGCCGAAGACCTCGGCTACGATTCGGTGTGGGTCTACGACCACTTCCACACCGTCCCCGAGCCGACAAAGAACACCGTTTTCGAATGCTGGACGATCACGGCGGGCCTGGTGCGCGACCTGAGAAGGATAAAGGTCGGGCAGATGGTTACGTGCAACGGCTACCGCAACCCGTCCCTGCTAGCCAAGATGGCCTCGACGGTGGACGTGATGTCGGGTGGGCGGCTCCTCTTCGGGCTCGGGGCGGGCTGGTACGAGCACGAGTGGCTCGCCTACGGTTACGGCTTCCCGGAGACCGGGCAGCGCATTCAGTCCTTCAGGGAAGCGTGCGAGATAGTCCACGGTATGTGGACCGAAGACGACTTCACCTTCAACGGGAAATACTACTCGGTGGACGCCCCGATCAACGAGCCAAAAGGCGTCAGGAAACCGCACCCGGAGTTCTGGATCGGCGGCGGCGGCGAGAAGGTTACCCTGAAGCTCGTGGCGAAGTGGGGCGATGCCTGTAATATCTCCGGGGATGAGACGGTGCTTCGTCACAAGCTCGGCATCCTCAAGCAGCACTGCGACGGCCTCGGACGGGACTACGCCGAGATCACCAACTCAAACATCGTGGATGTCCACGTCATAGACGACGGCGAGAACCCCGAAGAGGCCACAAGAGCCGCGCGGGGCGACAGGTCTCTTGAAGAATATGCCAGCGGCAGGGTCGTAGGCTCCGCAGAAGAGGTAACCGAGAAGCTCAGGGCGCGCGCCGACGCCGGGGCCGACTACTTTATCGTCTACCTGCCCCGCGTAGCCTACGACCACCATCAGCTGGAACTCTTTGCAAGGGACGTGATGCCCGGGTTCTCCTGA
- a CDS encoding aminoglycoside phosphotransferase family protein codes for MHPAADRNYVLPPEDTDLVRRDAGIPGLGTLLDPAAFLAALQGALPEAGIVFAEPLYARYKPQMNVLVQYRIYTSDGGEAPVYAKAYGPDAAPHLDKARRKPGVAGLLGAGRFVLGDRNIVVCAFPNDGRLRQLKLLSRADEKEELYRDLDLEVAGKLKTLRYKPERRYVARYSGSGNAVVKFYTPGDYLQAGANAAAFSEVFKTTGPMRLARVIGTSREYGAIAGEWAEGIELDELLRGRADASEVVKLAGAALSELHNQRRVTGLKYTTRQEEANSLATLASGVSFTLPGISGEVYSLVGEIVPRLLACPLLDAPTHGDFYEEQVIVNPADGYVTILDLDRATFGDPASDLGNFLAHLERDVLAGDLDAPVLPDLGAALLDGYSELGGEKSVRERVALYRAAGLLRLAPEPFRRRSPDWPERTRRIVRRVRELLESPPEA; via the coding sequence ATGCACCCCGCCGCTGACCGGAACTACGTCTTGCCGCCCGAAGACACCGACCTTGTAAGGCGTGATGCGGGCATCCCCGGCCTCGGAACCCTCCTTGACCCGGCCGCTTTCCTCGCGGCCTTGCAGGGTGCCCTGCCGGAAGCCGGAATCGTCTTCGCCGAGCCGCTCTACGCCCGCTACAAGCCGCAGATGAACGTTCTCGTGCAGTACCGAATCTACACTTCGGACGGCGGCGAAGCCCCTGTATACGCCAAGGCTTACGGACCGGATGCCGCTCCGCACCTCGACAAAGCCCGCCGCAAACCGGGTGTTGCGGGCTTGCTCGGCGCGGGACGCTTTGTTCTGGGAGACCGGAATATAGTCGTCTGCGCTTTCCCGAACGATGGTCGGCTCAGGCAACTGAAGTTGCTCTCCAGAGCGGATGAAAAAGAAGAACTCTACCGCGACCTCGACCTTGAGGTCGCGGGGAAGCTTAAGACGCTTCGTTATAAGCCCGAGCGTCGTTACGTAGCGCGGTACTCCGGTTCGGGCAACGCGGTCGTGAAATTCTACACGCCGGGCGACTACCTTCAGGCCGGGGCCAACGCCGCCGCCTTCAGCGAGGTCTTCAAGACAACGGGGCCGATGCGGCTCGCGCGGGTGATCGGCACCTCCAGAGAGTACGGAGCCATCGCCGGGGAGTGGGCCGAGGGGATAGAGCTGGACGAGCTGCTCCGGGGCAGAGCCGACGCATCGGAAGTGGTGAAGCTTGCCGGGGCCGCGCTCTCCGAACTGCACAACCAGAGACGGGTCACGGGCCTCAAGTACACGACCCGTCAGGAAGAGGCAAACTCCCTTGCCACGCTCGCAAGCGGCGTCTCCTTCACCCTCCCCGGCATATCGGGGGAGGTCTACTCGCTTGTCGGTGAGATCGTCCCCCGGCTGCTGGCCTGTCCGCTGCTGGACGCACCGACGCACGGCGATTTCTACGAGGAGCAGGTCATAGTCAACCCCGCCGACGGGTACGTAACCATCCTCGACCTCGACCGGGCGACCTTCGGAGATCCGGCCTCCGACCTCGGAAACTTCCTCGCCCACCTTGAACGGGACGTGCTCGCGGGCGACCTCGATGCCCCGGTCCTCCCGGATCTCGGGGCCGCCCTGCTGGACGGCTACTCTGAGCTGGGCGGTGAAAAGTCCGTCCGGGAGCGGGTCGCGCTCTACCGGGCCGCCGGGCTGCTCAGGCTCGCGCCGGAACCTTTCCGCAGGCGAAGCCCGGACTGGCCCGAAAGGACGCGCCGGATAGTCCGTCGGGTACGGGAACTGCTCGAAAGCCCTCCGGAGGCTTGA
- a CDS encoding phosphotransferase codes for MKATDPKIPSLDDALNPETAARALGAVLGPLVVREARLIRHRAGRRALVRYRLNRSERREVVLGKIRARGTDKQSHAVQSELHDAGIPVPRTLGLVPEFSMWLQEEIDGAEATKLLGGDSGKRVAAQAARLVRSLHSSGVKPRREPHTIEDELRILEERLPAVRKTRPELSGRIRRLTEAAGELAQGTPAPPGTTGIHRDFYQDQTLLGGDGRLYLLDLDLYCEGDPALDAGNFLAHTAEQSLREAGSPDALAACEESFLKAFLEDRADRGELTERIRTYRTLTLMRHVWISNRIPERRVFTPQILSLCESLLSGRHPA; via the coding sequence TTGAAGGCAACGGACCCGAAGATCCCGTCTCTGGACGACGCCCTGAACCCCGAGACCGCCGCCCGGGCGCTCGGGGCCGTTCTCGGGCCGCTCGTGGTGAGGGAGGCCCGGCTTATCCGGCACCGGGCCGGAAGGCGCGCCCTTGTCCGCTACCGTCTGAACCGCTCGGAGAGGCGCGAAGTCGTGCTCGGGAAGATCCGGGCCAGGGGCACCGATAAGCAGAGCCACGCCGTACAGAGCGAGCTCCACGACGCGGGGATACCCGTACCGCGAACCCTCGGCCTCGTGCCGGAGTTCTCGATGTGGCTCCAGGAAGAGATAGACGGCGCGGAAGCCACGAAGCTCCTCGGCGGCGACTCGGGGAAACGCGTCGCAGCGCAGGCGGCCCGGCTTGTAAGGTCCCTCCACAGCTCCGGCGTGAAGCCCCGACGAGAGCCGCACACCATCGAGGACGAACTCCGGATACTAGAAGAACGGCTGCCCGCCGTCCGCAAGACCCGGCCCGAGCTTTCGGGCAGGATAAGACGCCTGACCGAAGCCGCCGGAGAGTTGGCGCAAGGAACTCCGGCACCACCCGGAACCACCGGGATACACCGGGACTTCTATCAGGATCAAACCCTCCTCGGGGGCGACGGAAGGCTCTACCTGCTCGACCTCGACCTCTACTGCGAAGGCGACCCGGCGCTCGACGCGGGTAACTTTCTTGCTCATACAGCCGAGCAGTCGCTGAGGGAGGCTGGATCCCCCGACGCGCTTGCGGCCTGCGAAGAGTCGTTTCTGAAGGCTTTTCTCGAAGACCGCGCGGACCGCGGAGAACTCACCGAACGAATCCGGACTTACCGGACGCTCACGCTGATGCGGCACGTCTGGATCTCGAACCGCATCCCCGAACGTCGGGTGTTTACCCCGCAGATCCTCTCGCTCTGCGAGAGCCTGCTCTCCGGTCGGCACCCGGCCTGA
- a CDS encoding cob(I)yrinic acid a,c-diamide adenosyltransferase — MSEKKPPVSTRKGDDGTTTLMGSGRIGKDDPRVDVLGDLDEATSFIGLARSESLGLNQDLAATLLELQRLLYRIMGDVAMPQEDNFTGPEDVKLVDGALENWRGRTDLPTEFVIPGETKLGAMLDVARSVSRRAERKLVAAGYATAHPDAVRCVNRLSDVLYIAARNADGGLTLSKG, encoded by the coding sequence ATGTCAGAGAAGAAACCACCTGTCTCGACCCGCAAGGGCGACGACGGAACCACGACGCTCATGGGTTCGGGGCGCATCGGCAAGGACGACCCCCGGGTAGACGTGCTGGGCGACCTGGACGAAGCGACCTCTTTTATAGGTCTCGCCCGCTCGGAGTCGCTGGGCCTGAACCAGGACCTCGCCGCCACGCTCCTTGAACTGCAGCGGCTCCTGTACCGCATCATGGGCGACGTGGCCATGCCGCAGGAGGACAACTTCACCGGCCCGGAGGACGTGAAGCTCGTTGACGGTGCTCTGGAAAACTGGCGGGGCAGGACGGACCTTCCGACCGAGTTCGTTATCCCCGGCGAGACAAAGCTCGGGGCGATGCTAGACGTGGCGCGTTCGGTGAGCCGCCGGGCGGAGAGAAAGCTCGTCGCCGCCGGATACGCGACCGCCCACCCCGACGCCGTCCGGTGCGTCAACCGCCTCTCGGACGTGCTCTACATAGCGGCGAGAAACGCCGACGGCGGGCTCACCCTCTCGAAAGGTTAG
- a CDS encoding serine/threonine-protein kinase: MSREGVLPDRPLSDETFPDGEDGFDGPPPLEPGAEPAPGYRVLAHIHRSAKFDVYDVWSAERACRCIAKTQIPFDDEEDPDEEREIFRRSGLELVREGRLLLGLTHPHIARAYEVIERRERTVLVTETITGQTLAHLIDNAPRRLPVPELTHLGLHLLSALVYLHGKGLLHLDLKPSNIVAERGMAKILDLSIAREGGTVKRGHGTLYYLSPEQAAGGEVTPKTDVWGLGATLYDAAANVLPFNEAAESESETSSEETSSVKEKDRETRRYEQLERRAVPVGRHRRLPKAFSSIIDSCLNPEPQDRPSVGAVMERLERFAASQGY; this comes from the coding sequence ATGAGCCGCGAGGGGGTCCTTCCGGACAGGCCGCTCTCCGACGAGACTTTCCCGGACGGCGAAGATGGCTTTGATGGACCGCCGCCTCTGGAGCCCGGCGCGGAGCCTGCCCCCGGCTACAGAGTTCTCGCGCACATCCACCGCAGCGCGAAGTTCGACGTATACGACGTGTGGAGCGCGGAGCGGGCGTGCCGGTGCATAGCGAAGACCCAGATCCCCTTTGACGACGAAGAAGACCCGGACGAGGAGCGGGAGATATTCAGGAGATCCGGCCTGGAACTCGTGCGCGAAGGCAGGCTCCTCCTCGGCTTGACGCACCCGCACATCGCCCGCGCATACGAGGTTATCGAGCGCAGAGAACGAACCGTCCTTGTAACCGAGACCATCACGGGGCAGACCCTCGCTCACCTTATAGACAACGCACCGAGACGACTGCCCGTCCCGGAACTTACACACCTCGGGCTGCACCTCTTGTCAGCGCTCGTCTACCTGCACGGGAAAGGTCTTCTGCACCTCGACCTGAAACCGTCCAACATCGTGGCGGAGCGGGGGATGGCGAAGATCCTCGACCTCAGCATCGCCCGCGAGGGCGGCACGGTCAAACGCGGACACGGGACGCTCTACTACCTCTCACCCGAACAGGCCGCCGGAGGCGAGGTAACCCCGAAAACCGACGTCTGGGGTCTCGGCGCGACCCTCTACGACGCCGCCGCGAACGTCCTGCCGTTTAACGAAGCGGCGGAAAGCGAGAGCGAGACATCCTCCGAAGAGACATCCTCCGTCAAAGAAAAGGACCGTGAAACCCGCCGCTACGAACAGCTGGAGCGCCGGGCCGTCCCGGTCGGCAGGCACCGCAGGCTCCCGAAGGCGTTCTCGAGCATCATAGACAGCTGTCTGAACCCCGAACCGCAGGACCGCCCATCCGTCGGGGCCGTTATGGAGCGCCTGGAACGGTTCGCCGCCTCACAGGGCTACTGA